A window from Gemmatimonadota bacterium encodes these proteins:
- the holA gene encoding DNA polymerase III subunit delta gives MNPEQLIQQIDRGRTEAVYFFSGDEAYRKEEAVDTLVARVVEPGTEAFCMDVLRGDESDAAAILTAASLVPMMTDRRLVVVRDFHKLPQKDREAVADYAERPVPSTVLVLEAPRVNLKTRLYERLAKSAVSVVFYPLFPERIPAWLQQQAKRYGKRLTPEAAHQMQAIVGTDLGELAGEVEKLAVFVGGRDTIAAGDVESTLGPVRAGTVFDIAEAVGEKDLVRALVAYERAIDGGDAPQAIVALFVRHLVILWKIRFLKKDRRTDDDIKKKLRLGWGFNRFYNRYAAQSRLLTGRDLLSGFEALYEADTALKSSALPAELVMRRLLYTLCTGHAA, from the coding sequence ATGAACCCCGAGCAGTTGATACAGCAGATAGACCGTGGCCGGACTGAAGCGGTGTACTTTTTCTCCGGCGACGAGGCGTACCGGAAGGAAGAAGCCGTGGATACGCTGGTCGCCCGGGTCGTCGAGCCGGGGACGGAGGCGTTCTGCATGGACGTGCTTCGCGGCGACGAAAGCGATGCCGCGGCGATATTGACCGCCGCCTCCCTCGTGCCCATGATGACCGACCGTCGGTTGGTCGTCGTCAGGGATTTCCACAAGTTGCCGCAGAAGGACCGGGAAGCCGTGGCGGACTACGCGGAGCGGCCCGTACCGAGCACGGTCCTGGTGCTCGAGGCGCCCCGGGTGAACCTGAAGACCAGGCTGTACGAACGGCTGGCGAAGTCGGCGGTCTCGGTGGTGTTCTACCCGCTGTTTCCGGAGAGGATTCCTGCCTGGCTACAGCAGCAGGCGAAGCGTTACGGAAAGCGGCTGACCCCGGAGGCCGCGCACCAGATGCAGGCCATCGTGGGGACGGACCTGGGGGAACTGGCCGGAGAGGTGGAGAAACTGGCCGTGTTCGTCGGCGGCCGGGATACGATAGCGGCCGGCGACGTGGAGAGTACGCTCGGCCCCGTCCGCGCGGGGACGGTATTCGACATCGCCGAAGCCGTCGGCGAGAAGGACCTGGTCCGGGCGCTGGTGGCCTACGAGCGCGCGATTGACGGCGGCGATGCGCCCCAGGCCATCGTGGCGCTCTTCGTCCGCCACCTGGTGATCCTCTGGAAGATCAGGTTCCTTAAAAAGGACCGCCGGACGGATGACGACATCAAGAAGAAGCTGAGGCTGGGATGGGGGTTCAACCGGTTCTACAACCGCTATGCCGCGCAGTCCAGGCTGCTGACGGGACGGGATTTGCTCAGCGGGTTCGAAGCGCTCTACGAAGCCGATACGGCCCTGAAGTCCAGCGCGTTGCCGGCCGAACTCGTCATGCGGCGGCTGTTGTATACGTTGTGTACCGGGCACGCGGCATAG
- a CDS encoding TIGR02757 family protein, whose product MQNASVPGSTTRATSVSTASSFRYASSPEKKYTASVRPRSICCINCSGFMQAPRRRTAAVPGRTGAGPVQDRCGTGTNRVTGIATYGYIQVNYIQVKPHTPSLNRTPALKPGPQHGRFAMPRVDWTAIGNRLEALYGSFDLSMISPDPLEVVRRFERPEDQEIAGLVAASLAYGRAETITAAAGEALRRMGDAPCDFVTEFVPGRDGGRFDGFVYRWTRGRDLSTLVAVMGKALRRYGSLGALFAAGHRPSDTHTGPALSHFTDTLLGFAREVDSGERLRTKTGIRYLLPSPISGSACKRMNLYVRWMVRREAPDLGLWPCILPARLVMPIDTHVARISRRLDLTSRKQADWKMAEEVTRALRRFDPEDPVKYDFALCHWGMLEYRNR is encoded by the coding sequence ATGCAGAACGCCTCCGTCCCCGGCTCGACGACCCGGGCGACCAGCGTATCCACGGCTTCTTCCTTCCGGTACGCCTCGTCGCCGGAGAAAAAGTACACCGCTTCAGTCCGGCCACGGTCTATCTGCTGTATCAACTGCTCGGGGTTCATGCAGGCGCCTCGCCGCCGGACCGCGGCCGTCCCTGGCAGGACCGGTGCAGGCCCAGTGCAGGACCGGTGCGGAACCGGCACGAATCGGGTTACGGGAATCGCGACATACGGATATATTCAAGTCAATTATATTCAAGTCAAGCCGCATACGCCATCCCTTAACCGGACCCCGGCTTTAAAACCTGGCCCGCAACACGGACGTTTCGCCATGCCGCGTGTCGACTGGACCGCCATCGGAAACCGGCTGGAAGCACTGTACGGTTCCTTCGATCTCTCCATGATTTCGCCCGATCCGCTCGAAGTGGTAAGACGCTTCGAACGTCCGGAAGACCAGGAGATCGCCGGCCTGGTCGCGGCTTCGCTGGCTTACGGCCGGGCCGAAACGATCACGGCAGCGGCCGGCGAGGCGTTGCGGAGGATGGGAGACGCGCCCTGTGACTTCGTCACGGAATTCGTCCCCGGGCGGGACGGCGGTCGATTCGATGGATTCGTATACCGCTGGACGCGGGGACGGGACCTGTCTACGCTGGTCGCGGTCATGGGGAAGGCCCTGCGGCGGTACGGCTCCCTCGGCGCGCTGTTCGCCGCGGGCCACCGCCCGTCGGATACCCACACGGGTCCCGCGCTTTCCCATTTCACCGATACGCTGCTCGGTTTCGCGCGGGAGGTCGATTCCGGGGAACGCCTAAGGACGAAAACGGGGATCCGCTACCTGTTGCCCTCCCCGATTTCGGGAAGTGCCTGTAAGCGGATGAACCTCTACGTCCGGTGGATGGTCCGGAGGGAAGCCCCGGACCTGGGCCTCTGGCCGTGTATACTTCCCGCCCGCCTGGTGATGCCGATAGACACCCACGTGGCGCGGATTTCCAGGCGGCTGGACCTGACGTCCCGGAAGCAGGCAGACTGGAAGATGGCCGAGGAGGTCACGCGGGCATTGAGAAGATTCGACCCGGAAGACCCGGTCAAATACGACTTCGCCCTTTGCCACTGGGGCATGCTGGAGTACAGGAACCGTTGA
- the dacB gene encoding D-alanyl-D-alanine carboxypeptidase/D-alanyl-D-alanine-endopeptidase has product MSAKPTLGADVFPSTDVFHTAAAMKAPSAPAAGVLLLVLVLFVLACGGPLQFRGGPSGAERRLAEDISRILDHPELAPMTVGVKVVSPVTGQVLFARHSSGLFHPASNTKLFTAMGVLRTMGPGYRYLTSVFADGDAYAGSDTLHTSLYLLGRGDPMLESAHLDSLAGVVADLVSGSYGARVIAGDIVVDDAYLDEVPYGEGWMWDDVQYSYSASLNALSVNGNSVKIGISPGAAVGAPVTVRVDPPTTSVTFIVEALTAAAGDTSTAEPIRIERDWPSRSNRITITGRVAMDAGEREYFRSVEAPGLYAGKLFRDKLQASGVRVTGTVRRGVTPTRARTVATYRSPPVTGALVRLLKYSHNLTAELLIKTMGRHTTGEPGSSADGLAALRQVLADYIGLDPDAYRFADGSGLSWYNYVSPDQVAALLTAAYHDPLIGADFREALPVAGEDGTLANRMKDTAAMGNLRAKTGTLTGVSCLSGYVHTLDGEPLVFSIMINNFVGPASTARRAQDAIGVLLAGFSRK; this is encoded by the coding sequence ATGAGCGCGAAACCGACGCTCGGCGCGGACGTCTTTCCCAGCACGGACGTCTTTCACACCGCCGCCGCCATGAAAGCGCCGTCCGCTCCCGCGGCCGGCGTCCTGCTACTCGTCCTGGTCCTGTTCGTGCTCGCCTGCGGCGGTCCCCTGCAATTCCGCGGGGGGCCTTCCGGAGCGGAACGGCGCCTGGCGGAGGACATAAGCCGGATCCTGGATCACCCGGAACTGGCGCCCATGACCGTGGGCGTGAAGGTCGTGTCGCCGGTCACGGGCCAGGTACTCTTCGCACGGCACTCCAGCGGACTGTTCCATCCCGCGTCCAATACCAAGCTGTTCACCGCCATGGGCGTCCTGCGGACCATGGGCCCCGGCTACCGCTACCTGACGAGCGTCTTCGCCGATGGTGACGCCTATGCCGGAAGCGACACGCTTCACACGTCGCTGTACCTACTCGGTCGCGGAGACCCCATGCTGGAATCGGCGCACCTGGACAGCCTCGCCGGTGTCGTAGCCGACCTCGTATCAGGGTCGTACGGCGCACGGGTCATCGCGGGCGACATCGTCGTCGACGACGCCTACCTGGACGAGGTGCCCTACGGTGAGGGGTGGATGTGGGACGACGTACAGTACAGTTACTCCGCCTCCCTGAACGCGCTATCGGTAAACGGAAACAGCGTGAAGATCGGCATTTCGCCCGGGGCCGCCGTCGGCGCGCCCGTAACGGTCCGGGTCGATCCGCCGACGACGTCCGTTACCTTTATCGTGGAGGCCCTGACGGCGGCGGCGGGGGATACCTCTACCGCCGAACCGATCAGGATCGAGCGGGACTGGCCGTCGCGGTCCAACCGGATCACCATAACCGGCCGGGTCGCCATGGACGCGGGCGAACGAGAGTACTTCCGCTCCGTCGAAGCGCCCGGTCTGTACGCGGGGAAACTGTTCCGGGACAAGCTGCAGGCCAGCGGCGTACGCGTGACCGGAACGGTCCGAAGGGGCGTCACGCCGACCCGCGCCCGGACGGTGGCGACCTACCGTTCACCGCCGGTGACCGGAGCCCTGGTCCGCCTGCTCAAGTACAGCCACAACCTGACGGCGGAATTGCTCATCAAGACCATGGGACGCCACACGACGGGCGAACCGGGCTCGTCCGCCGACGGGCTGGCCGCCCTGCGACAGGTCCTGGCAGACTACATCGGCCTGGACCCCGACGCCTACCGGTTCGCGGACGGTTCCGGACTCTCGTGGTACAACTACGTATCGCCCGACCAGGTCGCGGCGCTGCTTACGGCGGCGTACCACGATCCCTTGATCGGCGCCGACTTCCGGGAGGCGCTGCCCGTCGCCGGGGAGGACGGGACCCTGGCAAACCGGATGAAAGACACGGCGGCCATGGGCAATCTCAGGGCGAAGACCGGCACCCTGACCGGTGTGAGCTGCCTGAGCGGCTACGTCCATACCCTGGACGGCGAGCCCCTGGTCTTCTCGATCATGATAAACAACTTCGTCGGCCCGGCGTCGACGGCGCGCCGGGCACAGGATGCAATCGGCGTCCTGCTGGCCGGATTCAGTCGCAAGTGA
- the serS gene encoding serine--tRNA ligase: MLDQRFVRNNPDVVKQAAANKNERVDVDGFLDLDARRRELLQSSESLKQRRNTVSDEIASMKRDGEDASARIEEMREVSARIKGIDTDLAGLQDSLQSLLERLPNIPHPSVPVGADENANVEVRRWGSTPEAEFERKAHWDLGEALDIIDFQRAGKISGSHFVLFKGEGARLQRALIQFMLDLHIQKHGYTEVIPPFIVNRQSMFGTGQLPKMEEDMYRTDLDDLFLIPTAEVPVTNMHRDEILSEDDLPIYYTAYSPCFRREAGSYGRETRGLIRVHQFDKVEMVKFVRPETSYDELETLVKDAEEVLQLLNIPYRVVSLSTGDLSFAAAKCYDLEAWAPGVERWLEVSSCSNFEDFQARRSGIRYRDKAGKSQFVHTLNGSGMGMARTLIAVLEHYQTGRGSIRIPEVLIPYMGGLKEIG; this comes from the coding sequence ATGTTAGACCAGCGATTCGTCAGGAATAACCCCGACGTGGTAAAGCAGGCGGCGGCGAACAAGAACGAGCGGGTCGACGTCGACGGGTTCCTCGACCTGGATGCCCGGCGGCGGGAACTGCTGCAGTCGAGCGAATCGCTCAAGCAGCGGCGGAACACCGTGTCCGACGAAATCGCCTCGATGAAACGCGACGGCGAAGACGCTTCCGCCCGGATCGAGGAGATGCGGGAGGTGTCCGCGCGCATCAAGGGTATCGACACCGACCTGGCCGGCCTCCAGGACAGCCTGCAGTCCCTGCTCGAGCGCCTGCCCAACATACCCCATCCCTCGGTGCCGGTCGGCGCCGACGAAAACGCCAACGTGGAGGTCCGCCGCTGGGGGTCCACGCCCGAGGCGGAATTCGAACGCAAGGCCCACTGGGACCTGGGAGAAGCGCTCGACATCATCGACTTTCAAAGGGCGGGCAAGATATCGGGCAGCCACTTCGTCCTCTTCAAGGGCGAGGGCGCGCGGCTGCAGCGCGCGCTGATCCAGTTCATGCTCGACCTCCACATCCAGAAGCACGGGTACACGGAAGTCATTCCGCCCTTCATCGTGAACCGCCAGAGCATGTTCGGCACGGGCCAACTGCCGAAGATGGAAGAGGACATGTACCGGACCGACCTGGACGACCTGTTCCTCATCCCCACGGCGGAGGTCCCGGTGACCAACATGCACCGCGACGAAATCCTTTCCGAGGACGACCTGCCGATCTACTACACGGCCTACAGCCCCTGCTTCCGCCGCGAGGCCGGTTCCTACGGGCGGGAGACCCGCGGCCTGATCCGGGTGCACCAGTTCGACAAGGTAGAGATGGTCAAATTCGTCCGTCCCGAGACTTCCTACGATGAGCTGGAGACGCTGGTGAAGGACGCGGAGGAAGTGCTGCAACTGCTGAACATCCCGTACCGCGTGGTTTCGCTGAGCACGGGCGACTTGAGTTTCGCGGCGGCCAAGTGCTATGACCTGGAAGCCTGGGCGCCCGGGGTGGAACGGTGGCTGGAGGTCTCTTCCTGCAGCAATTTCGAGGATTTCCAGGCGCGGAGAAGCGGGATCCGGTACCGGGACAAGGCCGGGAAGAGCCAGTTCGTGCATACCCTGAACGGATCGGGCATGGGCATGGCGCGGACCCTGATCGCGGTGCTCGAGCACTACCAGACCGGGCGCGGCAGCATCCGCATCCCGGAGGTGCTGATCCCCTACATGGGCGGATTGAAGGAAATCGGTTGA
- the tsaE gene encoding tRNA (adenosine(37)-N6)-threonylcarbamoyltransferase complex ATPase subunit type 1 TsaE → MAGGLFLQQFRGFPGAEKRDPVPGQGREEPVRAYPERIGHGHGADPDRGARALPDRARQHPHPGGADPLHGRIEGNRLNASIHADAQARPVRRSFDTDGPGQTARVGKRLAAWLAPGDTVRVSGDLGAGKTCFIQGICAGLGVAEPVTSPTFTLVNEYYGQPGQPGQPGQLGQLGRVLVAHFDLYRLDDPESVLDLGLDEYLDACVCLVEWGDKFPEIMPSDAVTVHIEIGPGTRRTLEIAGGGDLVADLEAAAR, encoded by the coding sequence GTGGCTGGAGGTCTCTTCCTGCAGCAATTTCGAGGATTTCCAGGCGCGGAGAAGCGGGATCCGGTACCGGGACAAGGCCGGGAAGAGCCAGTTCGTGCATACCCTGAACGGATCGGGCATGGGCATGGCGCGGACCCTGATCGCGGTGCTCGAGCACTACCAGACCGGGCGCGGCAGCATCCGCATCCCGGAGGTGCTGATCCCCTACATGGGCGGATTGAAGGAAATCGGTTGAACGCTTCGATACATGCGGACGCGCAGGCCCGGCCCGTACGGCGCAGTTTCGACACGGACGGCCCCGGGCAGACCGCGCGGGTCGGGAAACGGCTGGCGGCGTGGCTGGCGCCGGGGGACACGGTGCGCGTTTCCGGCGACCTGGGCGCGGGTAAGACCTGTTTCATCCAGGGGATCTGCGCGGGCCTCGGCGTCGCGGAACCGGTCACGAGTCCCACCTTCACCCTCGTGAACGAATACTACGGTCAGCCCGGTCAGCCTGGTCAGCCTGGCCAGCTTGGTCAGCTTGGACGGGTACTCGTGGCCCACTTCGATCTCTACCGCCTGGACGACCCGGAGTCGGTGCTGGACCTCGGCTTAGACGAATACCTGGACGCGTGCGTCTGCCTGGTCGAATGGGGAGACAAGTTCCCGGAGATCATGCCGTCCGACGCGGTAACGGTCCATATCGAAATCGGACCAGGAACGCGGAGAACGCTGGAGATCGCGGGCGGTGGCGACTTGGTAGCCGATCTGGAGGCAGCGGCCCGTTGA
- the thrC gene encoding threonine synthase — protein MEYRSWFYCIEGCSETYPLNEIIYRCRVCGGLLDVAHDMESLRARGAAGWMRLFDERYRRTEYPYGSSVWGKKEWVCPAVDDQHVVSIYEGGSNLFWAERLGEELGLGDLWVKQCGNNHTGSFKDLGMTVLVSMVNQMIEEGQGIRGIACASTGDTSASLAAYCASAGIPAIVFLPRDKVSVTQLIQPISHGALTLSLDTDFDGCMEIVQQVAESEGIYLANSMNSLRLEGQKTIGIEICQQFDWEVPDLIIIPGGNLGNVSALGKGFLMMEELGLIDKRPRIVCAQAARANPLYQSYLKGFNEFEPIHAESTVASAIQIGNPVSYERAVRVLKEFDGKVEQATEDEIANASARGDLTGLYNCPHTGVALAALFKMVERGEIRSTDRVIIISTANGLKFTDFKVGYHEDRLDGVDVRHGHAPLELPARYDDVVRAIDRTLT, from the coding sequence ATGGAATACAGGTCCTGGTTTTACTGCATCGAAGGCTGCAGCGAAACCTATCCGTTGAACGAAATCATCTACCGGTGCCGGGTCTGCGGGGGCCTGCTCGACGTCGCCCATGATATGGAAAGCCTGAGGGCCCGGGGCGCCGCGGGCTGGATGAGACTGTTCGACGAGCGGTACCGGCGGACGGAGTATCCTTACGGTAGTTCGGTCTGGGGCAAGAAGGAATGGGTCTGCCCCGCGGTGGACGACCAGCACGTCGTTTCCATTTACGAGGGCGGCAGCAACCTGTTCTGGGCCGAGCGGCTTGGCGAGGAACTCGGCCTGGGCGACCTCTGGGTTAAGCAGTGCGGCAACAACCACACCGGTTCGTTCAAGGACCTGGGCATGACCGTGCTGGTCTCCATGGTCAACCAGATGATCGAGGAAGGACAGGGCATCCGGGGGATCGCGTGCGCCTCGACGGGAGATACCTCGGCGTCGCTGGCGGCCTATTGCGCCTCGGCGGGCATCCCGGCCATCGTGTTCCTGCCCCGGGACAAGGTCTCCGTGACCCAACTCATTCAGCCCATCTCCCACGGCGCGCTGACCCTGTCGCTGGATACGGATTTCGACGGATGCATGGAGATCGTCCAGCAGGTGGCCGAAAGCGAAGGCATCTACCTCGCGAATTCCATGAACTCCCTTCGCCTGGAAGGCCAGAAGACGATCGGGATCGAGATCTGCCAGCAGTTCGACTGGGAGGTGCCCGACCTGATCATCATACCCGGCGGCAACCTGGGCAACGTCTCCGCGCTGGGCAAGGGGTTCCTGATGATGGAGGAGCTCGGGCTGATCGACAAGCGGCCGCGCATCGTCTGCGCGCAGGCGGCGCGGGCCAATCCGCTCTACCAGAGCTACCTGAAGGGATTCAATGAATTCGAACCTATCCATGCCGAGTCGACGGTGGCCAGCGCCATCCAGATCGGCAACCCCGTCAGCTACGAGCGCGCCGTCCGCGTGCTTAAGGAATTCGACGGCAAAGTCGAACAGGCCACCGAGGACGAGATCGCGAACGCCTCCGCCCGCGGCGACCTGACCGGGCTCTACAACTGCCCGCACACGGGCGTCGCGCTGGCCGCGCTCTTCAAGATGGTCGAACGTGGCGAGATTCGGTCCACCGACCGTGTCATCATCATTTCCACGGCGAACGGACTGAAGTTCACCGATTTCAAGGTCGGATACCATGAAGACCGGCTGGACGGCGTCGACGTGAGACATGGACATGCCCCCCTGGAACTGCCTGCCCGTTACGACGACGTGGTCCGGGCGATCGACCGGACGCTGACATGA
- the rsgA gene encoding ribosome small subunit-dependent GTPase A, whose product MGAAIVKSTEGIVIREHRGVFDVETRHGIFACALRSRMKKALIYPERDNQHHSVEQVGRIDAVNPVAIGDRVRVVEDQGETGAIEEVLPRRSKLSRLAPGKRRVEQIMIANADHLVAVFSVRDPSPNLQLLDRLLVAAEAGNLAPVICLNKIDLSRDEDPDFAAIYERCGFRVIPASAVTREGVDLLKATLRNRVSAIAGPSGAGKTSLLNAMQPGLGLRVREVNRTTGRGRHTTTYLAAHRLDAGGLVIDSPGIREFSLWDVSPRELPELFPDMRGHLAGCRFHDCTHVHEPDCTLRAALSAGVVSRERYDSYVALRKELDEGR is encoded by the coding sequence ATGGGCGCCGCGATTGTGAAATCGACCGAAGGCATCGTAATCAGGGAACACCGGGGCGTGTTCGACGTGGAGACCCGGCACGGGATCTTCGCCTGCGCGTTGCGCAGCAGGATGAAGAAGGCGCTGATCTATCCGGAACGGGACAACCAGCATCATTCCGTCGAGCAGGTCGGCCGTATCGACGCCGTGAATCCCGTGGCCATCGGAGATCGCGTGCGGGTCGTGGAGGACCAGGGCGAGACCGGGGCCATAGAGGAAGTGCTTCCGCGCCGTTCCAAACTCTCCCGACTCGCCCCCGGCAAGCGGCGCGTCGAACAGATCATGATCGCCAACGCCGATCATCTCGTCGCCGTCTTCTCGGTGCGGGACCCGAGTCCGAACCTGCAGCTGCTGGACCGCCTGCTCGTGGCTGCGGAGGCCGGCAACCTCGCCCCGGTCATCTGCCTGAACAAGATCGATCTGTCGAGGGACGAGGACCCGGACTTCGCGGCGATCTACGAACGGTGCGGATTCCGCGTCATCCCGGCCAGCGCCGTGACGCGAGAGGGGGTCGACCTGCTGAAGGCCACGCTGCGGAACCGGGTATCCGCGATCGCGGGCCCATCCGGCGCGGGAAAGACCTCCCTGCTGAACGCCATGCAACCCGGCCTCGGTCTGCGGGTCCGCGAGGTGAACCGGACGACGGGCCGCGGCCGGCACACCACCACCTATCTCGCCGCGCACCGGCTCGATGCGGGGGGCCTGGTGATCGACTCTCCGGGGATCCGGGAATTCAGCCTGTGGGACGTCTCGCCGCGCGAGCTTCCGGAGTTGTTCCCCGACATGCGCGGCCATCTTGCGGGCTGCAGGTTCCACGACTGCACGCACGTCCACGAACCGGACTGTACCCTGAGGGCCGCCCTGTCGGCGGGCGTCGTGTCCCGGGAGCGGTACGACAGCTACGTCGCGTTGCGTAAAGAACTGGATGAGGGGCGGTAG